In Dyadobacter subterraneus, a single genomic region encodes these proteins:
- a CDS encoding DUF885 domain-containing protein gives MSKKLSSISFLTLFALSWLAPLPARLQNLTTEHSKDWIAKSNKYTQMLVELDIKYSPETGSSQGLAIYDTQISVPTMANLLAQRKDEELLLTKYVAALKIEKDPAVIQDLNILISHLKLGFRQQDFERNRQVPFLNAASAIYGGLEILLDDQTPAERHAAAVARIRKYAGLEKGYKSLTSIFQQRVSSQIAGKNMIYPSRQQMEVDLSRNASIIEGISELCKKYKLTGWDEPYAQLKKQVEDYDKWTRENVLTKARTDYRLPPEEYALALEAYGIDIPPAELAKLAHTGFTDIQNEMKSIAEQIAKERNLSSSDYRFVIKELKKKQIHGDSIIALYELHLKDIEEIIRKHELVTLPNRPAIIRLATAAETAQGPAPHMVPPPFLNNTGQRGVFVLPLNMPPAPGEKEGLKFDDFTFDAASWTITAHEARPGHELQFDKMVEEGVSQARSLYAFNSTNAEGWGLYSEYITKPYMPLEGQLVSLDYRLLRAARAFLDPELQAGTITPEKALDVLMNDVVQSKAFAQQEVERYTLRAPGQANSYYYGYLKMIALRKDTEAALGDKFKAIRFHDFILSQGLLPPVLIRDAVFKEFIPAEKKR, from the coding sequence ATTTCCTTTCTTACACTTTTTGCCCTAAGCTGGCTCGCGCCTTTGCCAGCCCGACTTCAAAATTTAACGACTGAGCATAGTAAAGACTGGATCGCCAAGTCCAATAAATACACACAAATGCTGGTTGAACTGGATATCAAATATTCACCGGAAACAGGTTCTTCGCAGGGATTAGCCATTTATGATACGCAAATTTCTGTTCCAACAATGGCAAATCTTCTGGCACAAAGAAAAGATGAAGAATTGTTATTGACCAAATACGTTGCTGCACTCAAAATTGAAAAAGATCCGGCGGTTATTCAGGACCTTAACATTTTAATAAGCCATTTGAAACTTGGATTTCGCCAGCAGGATTTTGAGCGGAACCGGCAAGTACCATTTTTAAACGCGGCGTCAGCAATTTACGGTGGACTGGAAATTTTGCTGGACGACCAGACTCCGGCTGAGAGACACGCCGCGGCTGTCGCCAGAATTCGCAAATATGCCGGTTTGGAAAAAGGTTATAAGTCATTGACATCTATTTTTCAGCAACGGGTTTCGAGCCAGATCGCGGGGAAAAATATGATTTATCCATCCAGACAACAGATGGAAGTAGATTTATCCCGGAACGCCAGTATCATCGAAGGCATTTCTGAATTGTGTAAAAAATATAAACTGACAGGTTGGGATGAACCTTATGCGCAGTTAAAAAAGCAGGTTGAAGATTATGACAAATGGACACGGGAAAATGTTCTGACAAAAGCCAGAACTGATTATCGTTTGCCTCCCGAAGAATATGCTCTGGCGCTGGAAGCTTACGGGATTGATATTCCCCCGGCTGAACTGGCCAAACTGGCACATACCGGTTTTACGGATATTCAAAATGAAATGAAATCAATTGCAGAACAGATTGCAAAGGAAAGAAATCTGTCTTCGAGCGATTATCGTTTTGTGATTAAAGAATTGAAAAAGAAACAGATACACGGCGACTCCATCATTGCATTGTATGAACTCCATTTGAAAGATATTGAAGAAATCATTCGCAAACATGAACTGGTAACTTTGCCAAACAGACCGGCAATTATTCGTCTGGCTACTGCGGCAGAAACGGCACAAGGTCCTGCACCACACATGGTTCCGCCGCCATTCCTGAATAATACCGGTCAGCGTGGCGTTTTTGTTTTGCCTTTAAACATGCCGCCTGCACCAGGAGAAAAAGAAGGTTTGAAATTTGATGATTTTACCTTTGACGCCGCTTCCTGGACAATAACAGCCCACGAAGCAAGACCGGGTCACGAACTTCAATTTGATAAAATGGTTGAAGAAGGCGTTTCACAAGCTCGTTCTTTGTACGCTTTCAATTCAACAAATGCAGAAGGATGGGGATTGTATTCTGAATACATTACCAAGCCTTATATGCCTTTGGAAGGACAACTCGTTTCGCTCGATTACCGGCTTTTGAGAGCGGCCCGTGCATTTCTGGATCCGGAATTGCAGGCCGGAACAATCACGCCGGAAAAGGCACTTGATGTTTTAATGAACGACGTCGTTCAGTCAAAAGCTTTTGCGCAACAGGAAGTGGAACGGTATACTTTGCGGGCACCCGGACAAGCCAATAGTTACTATTACGGTTACCTCAAAATGATTGCGCTGAGAAAAGATACAGAGGCAGCTTTGGGTGACAAATTTAAAGCAATTCGTTTTCATGATTTTATATTGTCACAAGGCTTGCTGCCACCTGTTTTGATTCGGGATGCGGTTTTTAAAGAATTTATTCCCGCCGAGAAAAAGCGTTAA
- a CDS encoding LLM class flavin-dependent oxidoreductase, whose amino-acid sequence MDTKESKNIAYSVLDLATVIEGKTPADTFKTSLELAKEAEKLGYTRYWLAEHHNMISVASSATAVLIGYIAGGTSTIRVGSGGIMLPNHAPLVVAEQFGTLASLYPDRIDLGLGRAPGTDQMTARAIRGENFNAVHNFPSDIETLQTLFSKNNKTGKIRAIPGDGLEVPIWILGSSTDSARVAAAMGLPYAFASHFAPAYFLEAIELYRKNFRPSIYLDKPYVMACVNVIAADTDAEADRLSTSVLQFFLGVVSGSRKLLQPPVDSMDDIWNFQEEHAVNQMLAYSFIGGPEKLKKKLTAFFEKTQVDEVMATSHIFDHQARIVSYQLFSQVVQEINSVEA is encoded by the coding sequence ATGGATACAAAGGAATCAAAAAATATAGCTTATTCGGTGCTGGATCTTGCCACGGTTATTGAAGGTAAAACGCCGGCGGATACTTTCAAGACCAGTCTGGAACTGGCAAAAGAGGCAGAAAAACTTGGCTACACACGCTATTGGCTTGCTGAGCATCACAATATGATCAGCGTTGCAAGTTCTGCCACTGCTGTTCTTATCGGCTACATCGCCGGCGGAACTTCTACGATCCGTGTAGGCTCGGGAGGTATTATGCTGCCAAATCATGCGCCGCTTGTAGTGGCTGAACAATTCGGAACGCTGGCATCTTTATATCCTGACAGAATTGATCTGGGTTTGGGGCGTGCTCCCGGAACCGACCAGATGACTGCAAGGGCGATCCGTGGTGAAAATTTCAATGCGGTTCACAATTTCCCAAGCGACATTGAAACACTTCAGACCCTTTTCTCAAAAAATAATAAAACCGGTAAAATTCGTGCAATTCCGGGTGATGGCCTGGAAGTTCCCATCTGGATTTTAGGATCGAGTACGGATAGTGCACGTGTGGCGGCTGCAATGGGGTTGCCTTATGCATTTGCAAGCCATTTTGCACCAGCTTATTTTCTTGAAGCAATAGAATTATATAGAAAAAATTTCCGTCCGTCTATTTATCTGGACAAACCTTATGTGATGGCTTGCGTCAACGTAATTGCCGCAGATACGGATGCCGAAGCTGACAGATTATCAACTTCTGTTCTCCAATTCTTTCTAGGCGTAGTTAGCGGAAGTCGTAAACTTTTGCAGCCTCCGGTTGACAGTATGGACGATATCTGGAATTTCCAGGAGGAACATGCGGTGAATCAAATGCTTGCCTATTCATTCATCGGCGGACCGGAAAAGCTGAAAAAGAAATTAACTGCATTTTTCGAAAAAACGCAGGTTGATGAAGTAATGGCAACTTCTCATATTTTTGACCACCAGGCAAGAATCGTATCTTATCAGCTTTTCTCGCAAGTTGTGCAGGAAATTAATTCTGTCGAGGCTTGA